In Bacillus sp. FJAT-45037, the following are encoded in one genomic region:
- the glnA gene encoding type I glutamate--ammonia ligase: MPKFTNEDIMRIAEEDNVRFIRLQFSDLLGTIKNVEIPVDQLSKALDNKMMFDGSSIEGFVRIEESDMYLYPDLDTWVVFPWTPEKGKVARLICDIYMPGKPGEEPTPFEGDPRGILKRVLKEADELGFTAFNIGPEPEFFLFKNDEKGEPTLELNDKGGYFDLSPTDLGENCRRDIVLELEDMGFDIEASHHEVAPGQHEIDFKYADAITACDNIQTFKLVVKTIARKHGLHATFMPKPLFGVNGSGMHCNMSLFDKDGNVFFDESTDTQLSETAMHFLGGTLAHAEAFTAITNPIINSYKRLVPGYEAPVYVAWSMRNRSPLVRIPSSRGISTRIEVRSPDPAANPYLAMAVLLAAGLDGIKNKMTPPPATDRNIYVMSKEERVEEGINDLPATLKEALDKLVQDEVLVKALGEHAIEHFVEAKEIEWDMFRTQVHPWEREQYMSSY; the protein is encoded by the coding sequence ATGCCAAAGTTCACAAACGAAGACATTATGCGAATTGCCGAGGAAGATAACGTTCGATTTATTCGTCTACAATTCTCCGATCTACTAGGTACAATTAAAAATGTTGAAATCCCAGTTGATCAGCTTTCAAAAGCACTTGATAACAAAATGATGTTTGATGGCTCATCAATTGAAGGATTTGTTCGTATCGAGGAATCTGATATGTACCTATATCCAGATCTAGATACATGGGTGGTATTCCCTTGGACACCAGAAAAAGGTAAAGTCGCTCGTTTAATTTGTGACATTTATATGCCTGGTAAGCCTGGAGAAGAGCCAACGCCGTTTGAAGGAGACCCTCGTGGAATCTTAAAACGCGTATTAAAAGAAGCAGATGAGTTAGGATTTACAGCATTCAACATTGGACCAGAGCCTGAATTCTTCTTATTCAAAAATGATGAAAAAGGTGAACCAACTCTTGAATTAAACGATAAAGGTGGTTATTTCGATTTGTCACCAACAGATCTAGGGGAAAACTGCCGTCGTGATATCGTACTTGAGCTTGAGGACATGGGCTTTGACATTGAAGCTTCTCACCATGAGGTAGCTCCTGGTCAACATGAAATTGATTTCAAATATGCAGATGCGATCACAGCTTGTGATAACATTCAAACGTTCAAATTGGTTGTTAAAACGATCGCACGTAAGCATGGTTTACACGCAACGTTCATGCCAAAACCTTTATTCGGTGTAAATGGTTCAGGTATGCACTGTAACATGTCATTATTCGATAAAGACGGGAACGTATTCTTTGATGAATCTACTGACACACAATTAAGTGAAACGGCAATGCATTTCTTAGGTGGTACACTAGCTCATGCTGAGGCATTCACTGCAATCACTAACCCGATCATTAACTCATACAAACGCTTAGTTCCAGGTTACGAAGCACCTGTATATGTGGCTTGGTCAATGAGAAACCGCAGTCCACTTGTACGTATTCCTTCATCACGTGGTATTAGTACTCGTATTGAAGTACGTAGCCCAGACCCAGCAGCTAACCCATACCTTGCTATGGCTGTACTACTTGCTGCAGGACTTGATGGAATTAAGAACAAAATGACTCCACCACCTGCAACAGATCGCAACATCTATGTAATGAGTAAAGAAGAGCGTGTAGAAGAGGGTATCAATGACCTACCTGCTACATTAAAAGAAGCTCTTGACAAACTTGTGCAAGATGAAGTTCTAGTTAAAGCATTAGGCGAACATGCAATTGAGCACTTCGTTGAAGCAAAAGAAATTGAGTGGGATATGTTCCGTACACAAGTTCACCCTTGGGAGCGCGAGCAATACATGAGTTCATACTAA
- a CDS encoding MerR family transcriptional regulator, whose protein sequence is MNDDVRRSMPLFPIGIVMKLTELTARQVRYYEQHELIKPARTDGNQRLFSFNDVDRLLEIKSLLDQKVNIQGIKQIIQMKQQVQLNAEKKSEEMGNKSLTDKELRHHLKKDLMMAGRNGRASIIQGQLSRFFY, encoded by the coding sequence ATGAATGATGATGTTCGTCGCAGCATGCCGTTATTTCCTATCGGGATTGTGATGAAGCTTACCGAGCTTACAGCAAGACAAGTGCGTTATTATGAGCAACATGAGCTCATCAAGCCTGCTAGAACGGATGGAAACCAGCGCCTTTTCTCATTTAACGATGTCGATCGATTACTTGAGATCAAGTCGCTACTTGATCAGAAGGTCAACATTCAAGGCATTAAACAAATTATTCAGATGAAACAACAAGTTCAACTGAATGCAGAGAAAAAAAGTGAAGAGATGGGAAATAAATCTCTTACAGACAAAGAATTACGACATCACTTGAAGAAAGATCTCATGATGGCAGGGCGAAATGGAAGAGCCTCGATCATCCAAGGTCAACTATCACGATTCTTTTACTAA
- a CDS encoding methionine gamma-lyase family protein, producing MFEQFTHASQITSIVDTVEKKIASHHKLIEDIALFNQAKVMESFKKHQVSDFHFTPSTGYGYDDAGRDTLESIYADVFGGEAALVRSQIISGTHAIATALFGVLRPGDELLYITGKPYDTLEEIVGIRGNGNGSLKEFGISYQAIPLTEENWIDKEAITKALTVKTKVIGIQRSKGYGDRPSYHIAQIKEMIDFIRSIKEDVIVFVDNCYGEFVEKLEPTQVGANMIAGSLIKNPGGGIVKTGGYIVGDEKLIELASYRLAAPGIGAEGGASLYSLLEMYQGFFLAPHVVSQSLKGAIFTAAALEEAGMNTTPSWRERRTDLIQSVRFENAEKMISFCQEIQAASPINAHVTPQPSYMPGYEDDVIMAAGTFIQGASIELTADGPIRAPYTAYVQGGLTYEHVKLAVLKALDRIM from the coding sequence ATGTTTGAACAGTTTACACATGCATCACAGATTACATCAATAGTCGATACGGTTGAAAAAAAGATTGCTTCTCATCATAAGTTGATCGAAGACATTGCGTTGTTTAATCAAGCAAAGGTCATGGAATCGTTCAAAAAACATCAAGTCTCAGATTTTCATTTTACACCTTCAACAGGTTATGGATATGATGATGCGGGAAGAGATACATTAGAATCGATTTATGCAGATGTATTTGGTGGGGAAGCAGCGCTAGTACGCTCACAAATTATTTCTGGAACCCATGCGATCGCAACCGCTCTTTTTGGCGTGTTGCGTCCTGGTGATGAACTCCTCTATATAACCGGAAAGCCTTATGACACACTTGAAGAGATTGTTGGAATTAGAGGCAATGGTAATGGCTCATTAAAAGAATTTGGTATCAGTTATCAAGCCATACCCTTAACAGAGGAGAACTGGATTGATAAAGAGGCGATTACTAAGGCTTTGACGGTTAAGACAAAGGTAATCGGTATTCAGCGTTCAAAAGGATATGGAGATCGCCCGTCCTACCATATCGCGCAAATTAAAGAAATGATTGATTTTATCCGCTCTATTAAAGAAGATGTGATTGTGTTCGTTGATAATTGCTACGGGGAGTTTGTTGAAAAATTAGAACCAACTCAAGTTGGGGCGAATATGATTGCAGGCTCATTAATTAAAAATCCAGGTGGAGGGATAGTCAAAACGGGAGGATATATAGTAGGAGATGAAAAACTTATCGAACTGGCATCCTACCGATTAGCAGCTCCTGGTATAGGGGCAGAAGGTGGTGCGAGTTTATATAGCTTGTTAGAGATGTATCAAGGATTTTTCCTTGCGCCACATGTCGTTTCACAATCACTGAAAGGGGCGATCTTTACCGCTGCAGCTTTAGAGGAAGCGGGGATGAATACAACACCTAGCTGGCGAGAGCGTCGGACGGATTTAATTCAATCGGTTCGATTTGAAAACGCCGAGAAAATGATTTCATTTTGCCAAGAAATCCAAGCAGCTTCTCCAATTAATGCTCACGTCACTCCACAACCTAGTTATATGCCTGGTTATGAGGATGATGTAATTATGGCAGCTGGTACGTTTATTCAAGGGGCAAGCATTGAACTAACTGCTGATGGTCCAATTCGTGCGCCTTATACCGCCTATGTTCAAGGTGGATTAACGTATGAGCACGTGAAATTAGCGGTCTTAAAAGCATTAGACCGAATTATGTAG
- the hflX gene encoding GTPase HflX, translating to MEEIKQSEIERVVLVGCQVNRTDEEFLQSMQELMSLVKTAKGEVVGTITQKREKVESATYIGRGKVEELALLIEEQEPDIVIFNDELQPSQMRNLHASCDVPVIDRTQLILDIFAQRAKSREGKLQVELAQLSYLLPRLSGQGLALSRQGGGIGTRGPGETQLETDRRHIRRRVTEIERQLESVVHHRERYREKRKRRSVVQLALVGYTNAGKSTILNRLTLADTLEEDQLFATLDPTTRQLTLPSGFNVLLSDTVGFIQDLPTSLVAAFRSTLEELKEADLLLHVVDCSNEDYEQHERTVQKLIDELEAHSIPQLIVYNKSERKMPEFIPSHARPTIEISALNPTDLTRLHHEIEQQLKALMVPYQIVLQAHEGQLLAKVRQETMLVSQTFDEENEVYTLDGYALMQTPIYHTIEERQVK from the coding sequence ATGGAAGAAATTAAACAAAGTGAGATCGAGCGTGTCGTTTTAGTTGGCTGTCAGGTCAATCGAACGGATGAAGAGTTTCTGCAGTCAATGCAAGAGCTAATGAGTCTTGTAAAAACAGCAAAAGGCGAAGTGGTAGGTACGATCACGCAAAAAAGAGAAAAGGTAGAGTCTGCGACGTATATTGGTCGCGGTAAGGTTGAAGAATTAGCTCTTCTAATTGAAGAACAAGAACCTGATATCGTCATATTTAATGATGAACTCCAACCAAGTCAAATGAGAAATTTGCATGCAAGTTGTGATGTGCCTGTTATAGACCGCACGCAACTCATATTAGATATATTTGCCCAAAGAGCAAAGTCGCGCGAAGGTAAACTTCAAGTGGAACTGGCTCAATTAAGCTATTTATTACCGAGACTATCAGGACAAGGACTAGCTCTTTCAAGACAAGGTGGCGGAATTGGGACGAGAGGTCCTGGTGAGACTCAATTAGAAACCGATCGTCGTCATATTAGAAGACGAGTGACAGAAATAGAACGTCAATTAGAATCGGTCGTTCACCATCGTGAAAGATACAGAGAAAAACGTAAGCGACGTTCTGTTGTTCAGCTTGCTTTAGTTGGATACACCAATGCTGGGAAATCCACTATACTTAATCGTCTTACACTAGCAGATACTTTAGAAGAGGATCAATTGTTTGCAACGCTTGATCCAACCACAAGGCAGTTAACATTACCTAGTGGCTTTAACGTACTATTATCTGATACGGTTGGTTTTATTCAAGACTTGCCAACCTCCCTTGTCGCTGCGTTCCGGTCGACTCTAGAAGAGCTGAAAGAAGCAGATCTACTTTTGCATGTCGTTGATTGCTCAAACGAGGATTACGAGCAACATGAGCGAACTGTGCAAAAACTAATAGATGAACTAGAAGCGCATTCAATTCCGCAACTCATTGTGTACAATAAATCAGAAAGAAAGATGCCTGAGTTTATTCCATCACATGCGCGTCCTACTATCGAAATCAGTGCATTAAACCCAACCGATCTCACACGCTTACACCATGAGATTGAACAGCAACTGAAGGCATTAATGGTTCCTTATCAGATTGTTTTGCAAGCGCATGAAGGTCAATTACTTGCTAAAGTAAGACAAGAGACGATGCTTGTCAGTCAAACGTTTGATGAAGAGAATGAAGTTTATACACTAGATGGTTATGCGCTTATGCAAACACCGATCTATCATACAATTGAAGAACGACAAGTAAAGTAA
- the spoVK gene encoding stage V sporulation protein K produces the protein MSDRVLARKNGRINVVLNQKRITSKTESDSLFQNEDDKLKHEVLHRFEKEIGEYVGLSEVKRLIKEIYAWLYINQCRKEIGLKASKQVLHMIFKGNPGTGKTTVARIIASFFHEMNVLAKGHLIEVERADLVGEYIGHTAQKTRDVIKKANGGVLFIDEAYSLSRGGEKDFGKEAIDTLVKAMEDQQHEFVLILAGYSREMDYFLSLNPGLPSRFPIAIDFPNYSTDELIDMVKRMVIEREYELTIDGERHIKEHVRKVKTEQEKTFSNGRYIRNIIEEAIRLQAVRLLKEGTYDRESLVMLTKEDFNFDASHVKLK, from the coding sequence ATGAGTGACCGAGTTCTTGCGAGAAAAAATGGAAGAATCAATGTAGTGCTTAATCAAAAACGCATAACTTCGAAAACAGAGTCAGATTCATTGTTTCAAAACGAAGACGATAAGTTAAAACATGAAGTTCTTCATCGATTTGAAAAAGAAATTGGTGAGTACGTCGGTCTAAGTGAAGTAAAGCGTTTAATTAAAGAAATTTATGCCTGGCTTTATATCAATCAATGCAGGAAGGAAATCGGATTAAAAGCATCGAAACAGGTGCTTCATATGATTTTCAAAGGAAATCCAGGGACGGGTAAAACGACGGTAGCCAGAATCATTGCTTCATTCTTTCATGAGATGAATGTTCTAGCCAAGGGGCATCTAATAGAAGTAGAGCGTGCTGATTTAGTAGGAGAGTACATTGGGCACACGGCGCAAAAAACCCGAGATGTCATTAAAAAGGCCAATGGCGGCGTCCTCTTTATCGATGAGGCATATTCCTTATCGCGCGGTGGTGAAAAGGATTTTGGGAAAGAGGCGATTGATACGTTGGTCAAAGCGATGGAAGACCAACAACATGAGTTCGTTTTAATCCTTGCTGGCTATTCTAGGGAGATGGATTATTTCTTATCTTTAAATCCAGGCTTACCTTCTCGTTTTCCTATTGCGATTGATTTTCCGAATTATTCAACAGATGAGTTGATCGATATGGTCAAACGTATGGTGATTGAACGAGAATATGAACTTACCATTGATGGAGAACGCCATATTAAAGAACATGTAAGAAAGGTCAAAACAGAACAAGAAAAAACATTCAGTAACGGACGCTACATTCGAAACATTATTGAAGAAGCTATACGTCTGCAAGCAGTTCGTTTGTTAAAAGAAGGAACGTATGACCGAGAGTCTCTGGTCATGTTAACGAAAGAAGATTTCAATTTTGATGCATCTCATGTTAAGCTAAAGTGA
- a CDS encoding tyrosine-type recombinase/integrase, translating to MSQPIPAFMEDYLDSLREKGRKESTIKRYQYDLIDFSEWHQKSIGPLSLEAWSALSYENITLFFDELIKVRSYKVRTTRRIYSVLQQLARFCLSNGQVLTHAILHYKQPELVDAPLSRNEWLNKSESDRLLTMIRSYEGLTENQMRGRPLLIDRNEFIAQLFLSYGCSLHEVASLTTADVRFERNQLRIRSEKGISRIVTLTEDHKRLAYTYLTLIPEPVRPRLFSNEPFFVAFDFQRETFRWSYEEDRPKRLTEISIQKMLRLEVMRASLRKGFSAMQLRHTFILRKLIDGADPFTIQQYLGLKSPLSLRRYFLTIDQLSTEEKLSLSETATEALNVSK from the coding sequence ATGTCGCAACCCATACCAGCCTTCATGGAGGATTATTTAGATTCTCTTCGTGAAAAAGGACGGAAAGAATCAACTATAAAACGGTATCAATATGACCTGATTGACTTCTCTGAGTGGCATCAAAAATCGATAGGTCCTCTTTCTCTTGAAGCATGGAGCGCGTTATCATATGAAAATATCACACTCTTTTTTGATGAATTAATTAAAGTTCGTTCCTACAAAGTACGCACAACGAGACGAATTTATTCCGTCCTTCAACAATTAGCGCGCTTTTGCCTCTCGAACGGACAAGTTCTGACACACGCCATCTTACACTACAAGCAACCGGAATTAGTTGATGCACCGCTTTCAAGAAATGAATGGCTAAATAAATCTGAGTCAGACCGTCTCTTAACGATGATTCGTTCCTACGAAGGTTTAACGGAGAATCAAATGCGCGGCAGACCCTTATTAATTGATCGTAACGAATTTATTGCACAGTTGTTCTTATCCTATGGATGTTCTTTACACGAGGTTGCCTCACTCACAACAGCCGATGTCCGCTTCGAGCGAAACCAATTACGGATACGTTCGGAAAAAGGCATCTCAAGAATCGTCACGTTAACAGAGGATCATAAACGTTTAGCGTATACATACTTGACGCTCATCCCAGAACCCGTTAGACCAAGACTTTTTAGTAATGAGCCCTTTTTTGTTGCCTTTGATTTTCAACGAGAAACGTTTAGATGGTCTTATGAGGAAGATCGCCCAAAACGGCTAACCGAAATTTCGATACAAAAAATGTTGCGGTTAGAAGTAATGCGTGCAAGTTTACGAAAAGGGTTTTCTGCTATGCAATTGCGGCATACATTTATTTTACGAAAGCTTATAGACGGAGCTGATCCTTTCACCATTCAGCAATACCTCGGCTTAAAATCGCCCTTATCACTCAGGCGTTATTTTTTAACTATTGACCAATTATCTACAGAAGAGAAACTTTCCTTAAGTGAGACCGCTACAGAAGCATTGAATGTCTCTAAATAA
- the hfq gene encoding RNA chaperone Hfq — MKQSVNIQDHFLNQLRKENISVTVFLLNGFQLRGQVKGFDNFTIVLETEGKQQLVYKHAISTFAPQKNIQLKQDSE, encoded by the coding sequence ATGAAACAATCAGTGAATATTCAAGATCATTTTTTAAATCAATTACGTAAAGAGAACATTTCGGTCACCGTATTTTTACTAAACGGTTTCCAATTAAGAGGACAAGTAAAGGGGTTTGATAACTTTACGATTGTTCTTGAAACAGAGGGCAAGCAACAACTAGTCTACAAGCATGCGATTTCAACTTTTGCCCCGCAAAAAAACATTCAGCTTAAACAGGATAGTGAATAA
- the miaA gene encoding tRNA (adenosine(37)-N6)-dimethylallyltransferase MiaA has translation MKEKLVVIVGPTAVGKTALSIDLARTFNGEVISGDSMQVYKGMDIGTAKVTKEEQDGIVHHLIDIKDPDESFSVAEFRERCQPIIADIIKRGKLPILVGGTGLYVNAVTYGFEFAESPQDAAYRLTLEQQAKDGGGYALHDQLQKIDPVAASNIHPNNVRRVIRALEVYRVTGELFSNQQTEEKQEPLYNLIMIGLTMDRELLYERINKRVDLMVKHGLVDEVKQLHDQGLRDCQSIQAIGYKELYTYLEGRCSKDEAIEQLKQNSRRYAKRQLTWFKNKATATWYEVDPNQPTEHFLVIKQFIAGKWKLSSNE, from the coding sequence ATGAAAGAAAAGTTAGTAGTCATTGTTGGGCCAACCGCTGTTGGCAAAACTGCTTTAAGTATAGATTTAGCGAGAACATTCAACGGAGAAGTTATTAGTGGCGATTCAATGCAAGTATATAAGGGAATGGATATCGGAACAGCCAAGGTGACAAAAGAAGAGCAAGACGGAATTGTTCATCACCTAATCGATATTAAAGACCCTGATGAATCTTTTTCCGTCGCTGAGTTTAGAGAACGTTGCCAACCGATCATTGCTGATATTATAAAACGCGGAAAGTTACCAATTCTCGTTGGTGGGACGGGTTTGTATGTGAATGCCGTTACTTATGGGTTTGAATTTGCAGAAAGCCCACAAGATGCAGCATACAGATTAACATTAGAACAACAGGCAAAAGATGGTGGAGGCTATGCGCTTCATGATCAGTTGCAGAAGATAGATCCGGTTGCTGCTAGCAATATTCATCCGAATAATGTAAGAAGAGTCATTCGTGCACTAGAAGTGTATCGTGTTACAGGGGAATTGTTTTCCAACCAACAAACCGAGGAAAAGCAAGAACCGTTGTATAATTTAATTATGATTGGGTTAACAATGGATCGAGAGCTATTGTATGAACGAATTAACAAACGAGTCGATCTAATGGTGAAACATGGATTAGTAGATGAAGTAAAACAATTACATGACCAGGGCTTAAGAGACTGTCAATCGATTCAAGCGATTGGATACAAAGAACTCTATACATATTTAGAAGGACGATGCTCAAAAGATGAAGCGATCGAACAGTTAAAACAAAATTCACGTCGATATGCCAAACGTCAGCTAACGTGGTTTAAAAACAAAGCAACAGCAACATGGTACGAGGTTGATCCGAATCAGCCTACAGAACATTTTCTTGTAATTAAACAATTTATTGCAGGGAAATGGAAATTAAGCTCGAATGAATAA
- a CDS encoding class I SAM-dependent methyltransferase yields the protein MIVTTARKQATRLESQAISVAHSLHAIFVKREDVSVEDLLKAYESQVLVVGQSRLTLYSRETSEPFFYHPSSAMFRVKQFLRTGDDRLIQVTQLSEGMSFLDCTLGLASDSLVAKLAVGSIGKVIGLEANQEIAFIVANGLSHWQEGPVEMIERMREIEVIHAQHRSYLEKAETSSIDVVYFDPMFEQHVERSTGIRGLKAIACHDDLNKETIQQAIRVAKKRVVLKDHWQSERFSRYGFTQIKRSHAAFHYGFIDVTSE from the coding sequence ATGATTGTTACAACAGCACGAAAACAAGCGACTCGTCTTGAGAGTCAAGCCATCTCTGTTGCGCATTCCCTACATGCAATATTTGTTAAGCGTGAAGACGTCTCGGTAGAGGATTTACTAAAAGCCTATGAATCACAGGTTCTAGTCGTCGGTCAGTCTCGCCTAACATTGTACAGTAGAGAGACCAGCGAACCATTTTTTTATCATCCTAGTTCGGCGATGTTTCGGGTGAAACAATTTTTACGCACGGGAGATGACCGACTGATACAAGTCACTCAATTATCGGAAGGAATGAGTTTCTTAGATTGTACGTTAGGTCTTGCTTCAGATAGTTTAGTTGCCAAGCTCGCTGTAGGCTCTATAGGGAAGGTAATTGGACTTGAAGCCAATCAAGAAATTGCTTTTATCGTTGCAAATGGGTTGAGTCATTGGCAAGAAGGCCCGGTAGAGATGATCGAGCGGATGCGGGAAATTGAAGTCATTCATGCTCAGCATCGATCATATCTAGAAAAGGCTGAGACCTCTTCTATTGATGTTGTGTATTTTGACCCGATGTTTGAGCAACATGTGGAAAGATCAACGGGGATCAGAGGATTAAAGGCTATCGCTTGTCACGATGATTTAAATAAAGAGACGATCCAACAGGCCATTCGTGTGGCAAAAAAGCGTGTAGTCTTGAAGGATCATTGGCAAAGTGAACGTTTTAGCCGATATGGCTTTACGCAAATCAAACGATCTCATGCCGCGTTTCATTATGGTTTTATCGACGTCACAAGTGAATAA
- the mutL gene encoding DNA mismatch repair endonuclease MutL, translating into MAKIIKLDAFLSNKIAAGEVVERPASIVKELLENALDANSTNILIEIDEGGLSSIRILDNGDGIEADDVETAFYRHATSKIKNDRDLFQIRTLGFRGEALPSIASVSQLTMRTSTGEGAGVEIVLEGGHIQSRQSSKTRKGTEVIIENLFYNTPARLKYLKTVLTEAGHVSDIVNRLALAHPNVAMALYHNGKEILKTTGNGDVRQVVASIYGRNVAKEMVKIEGRSLDYSIDGYVAKPEVTRASRQYMSLFINGRYIRNFHLARAVQDGFHTLLPIGRFPVVCLSIEMDPTLIDVNVHPSKLEVRLSKEEELAGLITDSIKDAFRTETFIPEVKQKNEQVKRMNIEETQLPLSHDMGKTTEKEQPTRPMMARETVETMQSSIKEQPKWENSRETVSIDDQTESQSANIDEEAVEQAAKDKDTSSEASRVPMMYPVGQMQGTYIVAQNEEGMYLVDQHAAQERIKYEYYREKVGEVTRETQDLLVPMTIDCTNQEAVIIEQHIDDLKQVGVFVEEFGQRTFIVRSYPTWLPKGDEEETIREILDHLLTTAKIDIKALREDAAILMSCKASIKANRHLRQDEMFALLESLRRSSNPFTCPHGRPIIVHFSSYELEKMFKRVM; encoded by the coding sequence ATGGCGAAAATCATTAAATTAGATGCCTTTCTATCGAATAAAATTGCAGCAGGGGAAGTAGTCGAACGTCCTGCATCGATCGTGAAAGAACTATTAGAAAATGCATTGGATGCAAATAGTACGAATATATTAATTGAAATTGATGAAGGGGGATTGTCGTCGATTCGTATCCTTGATAACGGTGATGGGATTGAAGCTGACGACGTAGAAACAGCTTTCTATCGCCATGCAACTAGTAAAATTAAAAACGATCGTGACCTTTTTCAGATTCGTACTCTAGGTTTTCGTGGAGAAGCACTACCAAGTATTGCCTCTGTTTCTCAATTAACAATGCGTACTTCAACCGGTGAAGGAGCTGGTGTGGAGATTGTGCTTGAAGGCGGACATATTCAATCTCGCCAATCGTCAAAAACTAGAAAAGGGACAGAGGTCATCATTGAAAATTTATTTTATAACACACCAGCCAGATTGAAATATTTGAAAACTGTACTCACAGAAGCAGGTCATGTGAGCGATATTGTCAACCGGTTAGCCCTTGCTCATCCTAATGTAGCGATGGCTTTGTATCATAATGGGAAAGAAATCCTTAAGACGACTGGAAACGGCGATGTTCGTCAAGTGGTTGCATCGATCTATGGACGCAATGTCGCTAAGGAAATGGTGAAAATTGAAGGCCGTTCTCTTGATTACTCTATTGATGGCTATGTCGCGAAGCCAGAAGTTACTCGGGCATCAAGACAGTATATGTCCTTGTTTATCAACGGACGCTATATTCGAAACTTCCATTTAGCTAGAGCGGTTCAAGACGGATTCCATACGTTATTACCAATTGGTCGTTTCCCTGTTGTTTGTCTAAGTATTGAAATGGATCCGACGCTAATTGATGTCAATGTTCATCCTTCAAAGCTTGAAGTAAGATTAAGTAAAGAGGAAGAACTAGCGGGATTGATCACGGATTCGATTAAAGACGCGTTTCGGACAGAGACATTCATTCCAGAAGTGAAACAAAAAAACGAACAAGTAAAACGAATGAATATAGAAGAAACACAGCTTCCTCTCTCTCATGATATGGGGAAAACGACAGAGAAAGAGCAGCCTACTCGCCCTATGATGGCAAGAGAAACTGTAGAGACGATGCAATCATCTATTAAGGAACAACCGAAATGGGAAAATTCTAGAGAGACTGTGTCGATTGATGATCAAACAGAGTCCCAATCCGCAAACATAGATGAAGAGGCAGTAGAACAAGCCGCGAAAGATAAAGATACAAGTAGTGAAGCGAGTCGTGTGCCGATGATGTATCCAGTTGGCCAAATGCAAGGAACCTACATCGTGGCTCAAAACGAAGAAGGAATGTATTTGGTCGATCAACACGCCGCCCAAGAGCGAATTAAGTATGAGTATTATCGCGAAAAAGTGGGCGAAGTCACCAGAGAGACACAAGATTTACTTGTACCGATGACGATTGACTGTACGAATCAAGAGGCAGTGATTATCGAACAACATATAGATGACTTAAAACAGGTCGGTGTGTTTGTAGAGGAGTTTGGTCAACGTACATTCATTGTCCGTTCGTATCCTACTTGGCTACCAAAAGGTGATGAGGAAGAAACGATAAGAGAAATCCTCGATCATCTCTTAACGACGGCGAAAATAGATATTAAGGCGTTACGCGAAGATGCGGCCATTCTGATGTCGTGCAAAGCGTCAATTAAAGCGAACCGACATTTGAGACAAGATGAAATGTTTGCCTTATTGGAATCATTGAGAAGATCAAGTAATCCGTTCACTTGTCCGCATGGGAGACCAATCATCGTTCATTTTTCCTCTTATGAATTAGAGAAAATGTTTAAACGAGTGATGTAA